One part of the Streptomyces sp. NBC_00286 genome encodes these proteins:
- a CDS encoding helix-turn-helix transcriptional regulator: MRQLRLAKDAMDRDWAEPGLDLDAVAAHAGYSRYHFIRAFKEAYGETPGQYLTHRRIERAEDLLRTADLSVTEICHLVGFSSLGTFSARFKALTGLTPSEYRVKHGGRGTALIPGCYVMHWAGGFRSAPAGAEPSAQPHAQRNSGEAG, translated from the coding sequence ATGCGGCAGCTGCGGCTGGCCAAGGATGCGATGGATCGGGACTGGGCGGAGCCCGGGCTCGACCTCGATGCCGTGGCCGCGCACGCCGGGTACTCGCGGTATCACTTCATACGCGCCTTCAAGGAGGCGTATGGGGAGACGCCCGGGCAGTACCTGACGCACCGCCGCATCGAACGGGCCGAGGACCTGCTGCGCACCGCGGACCTGTCGGTGACGGAGATCTGCCACCTCGTCGGCTTCAGCAGCCTCGGTACGTTCTCGGCCCGTTTCAAGGCGCTGACCGGACTGACGCCCAGCGAATACCGGGTCAAGCACGGGGGACGCGGAACCGCCCTCATACCGGGGTGCTACGTCATGCACTGGGCCGGCGGCTTCAGATCGGCTCCTGCCGGCGCAGAGCCCAGTGCCCAGCCCCATGCACAGCGCAATTCTGGAGAAGCGGGCTGA
- a CDS encoding VOC family protein, with amino-acid sequence MIKGLAISTVWVLDQDRAKKFYTEKLGLEVRTDMTMGEGGMRWLTVGFPDQPGVELTLMVPNGPGMDPESAEMIKKLVAKGALGAGVLTTDDIHGDYKRLKDRGVEFLQEPQERPYGTEALFRDDSGNWFSFTQPREGGLDLDKDWSC; translated from the coding sequence ATGATCAAAGGTCTCGCCATCTCGACCGTCTGGGTCCTTGACCAGGACCGGGCGAAGAAGTTCTACACGGAGAAGCTCGGCCTCGAGGTCCGTACGGACATGACGATGGGTGAGGGCGGCATGCGCTGGCTCACCGTCGGTTTCCCGGATCAGCCCGGCGTCGAGCTCACGCTGATGGTGCCGAACGGGCCAGGGATGGACCCCGAGTCCGCCGAGATGATCAAGAAGCTTGTCGCCAAGGGCGCCCTCGGCGCGGGCGTGCTGACCACCGACGACATCCACGGCGACTACAAGAGGCTCAAGGACCGCGGCGTGGAGTTTCTCCAGGAACCCCAGGAGCGGCCGTACGGCACAGAGGCGCTGTTCCGCGACGACTCCGGGAACTGGTTCTCGTTCACCCAGCCCCGCGAGGGAGGTCTCGACCTGGACAAGGACTGGTCCTGCTGA